Below is a genomic region from Miscanthus floridulus cultivar M001 chromosome 1, ASM1932011v1, whole genome shotgun sequence.
aaggggaagtggagggacgaggcccctagGGCCTTGGCTCcctacctccccaagaaaaagaaaaagggttgctaggggaagcaggaagtcctTGAGGCCGGCCTAGTCGCAGCCGTAGAGCGCaaaaatccccgaggccccaaaggccccgggctcttcgacgacatgctcaagaaaccctacccttaccactaGGGCCCGATGAGGCatgccctcgaagagtgcaccatgctccggccttactacgccaagctcgagcTCCCCGATGATGACACCAAGAAGAGGGGCTccgacgacaaggacgacgacAAGAACGACGGATTCCCCAAAGTGCACAatgctttcatgatcttcggcggacctTCGGCGTGCCTCACGGCATGACAGCGGAAGAGGGAACAccaggaggtcttctcggtgaaggtggctgctccccagtacctcaactggtctcaggaggcaatcacctttgaccgggatgACCATCCCGATTACGTCCTGAAcctcgggcagtacccacttgtcatcgaccccatcatcggcaatactcggctcaccaaggtattgatggacggaggcagcggcctcaacatcctctacgccaacaccctagagctcctagagcttgaCCAGTCACAGCTCTGAGGTGGCGCCATGCCTTTCCACTGCATTGTGCTGGGGAAACACACGCTGCCCCTCGGGCGCATCAACCTGCCCGTCTGCTTTGGTACTCCcgccaactaccacaaggaggtcctcaccttcgaggtggttgggttcaagggaacctaccacgccatcctggggcggtcgtgctacaccaagttcatggcggtccctaactacacatacctcaagctcaagatgctaggccccaaTGACGTCATCACTATTGAGTCCACatatgagcatgcatacgactacgacatcAAGTACACTGAGGCTatcatggaggccgagaccctcatcgtcaaccttgaCCAGCTCGGTAGCGAGGTGCCCGACTCCAAGCGTCAAGCCAGGACTTTCGAGCCTGCGAaggccatcaaactcatcccggttgaccccacctgccccgatgaccgggcgctgaggatcagtgccaccctcgacatcaaataggaagtcgtgctcatcgactttcttcgcgcgaatgccgatatgttcgcatggggtccctcagacatgctgggcataccgagggaggttgcTGAGCACGCCTTGGATATTCGGGCCGGCTCTAGGCCGTTGAAGCAGCGCCTGCACCGAtttgacgaggaaaagcgtagggccatcggtgaagagaaaCAGAAGCTCCTGGTGGctagattcatcaaagaagtgtcccatccggagtggttagccaatcccgtattagttaagaagaaaaatgggaagtggagaatgtgtgtagactacaccagccTAAACAAAGCATGTCCTAAAGttcctttcccattacctcgaatcgaccaaatcattgactccactatgggatgtgaaaccctatcctttcttgatgcgtattctagttaccatcagatcaagatgaaaaagtctgaccagcttgtgacttctttcatcacaccatttggcatgcactgctatgtgactatgccgttcggccttagaaacgcaggggccacataccagtggtgcatgaaccatgtctttggtgagcacatcgggaAGACCATCGAGGCTTACGTagacaacatcgtggtcaagtctaggaaggcctaGGATCTCGTCAGTGACATGGAAATAACCTTCAGATGCCTTAGGGAAAAGAGCATCAAGCTTAACCCCaaaaagtgtgtcttcggggtcccccgaggcatgcttttaggattcatagtctcaaaatgcggcatcaaagccaacctagagaaggtctcgaccatgaccaacatggggccaatccgagacctcaagggagtatagaaggttatgggatgccttgtggccctgagccgcttcatctcatgccttggcaaaaaaggcttgcctctgtattgcctcttgaggaaatcagaACGCTTTTCATGgaccccgaggccgaagaagcccttgccaaactcaaggcattgctcactaATCCACCCATCCTGGTACCGCCAGCCAAGGGCGAGGCTCTCTTGCTCTACGTCGCTGCCACGACCCAAGTAGTCAGTGCGGCCATAGTAGTcgagaggtaggaagaggggcatgctctacccatccaatgacctatttacttcatcagcgaagtactctccaagaccaaaacatgctacccccacatctagaaactaatctacgccgtagtcttggctcgacgcaagctgcgtcactacttcgaatccCACCCGATAATCGTGGTGTTGTCTTTCCCCCTgggggagataatccataaccgggaggcctcgggtaggatagccaagtgggccatcaaactcatgggggaggctttgtcctttgtgcctcggaaagcaatcaaatctcaggtcttggccgatttcatggcagaatggaccgacacccaactgccacctaccCAAATCCAGG
It encodes:
- the LOC136452817 gene encoding uncharacterized protein, with amino-acid sequence MPFHCIVLGKHTLPLGRINLPVCFGTPANYHKEVLTFEVVGFKGTYHAILGRSCYTKFMAVPNYTYLKLKMLGPNDVITIESTYEHAYDYDIKYTEAIMEAETLIVNLDQLGSEVPDSKRQARTFEPAKAIKLIPVDPTCPDDRALRIRATYQWCMNHVFGEHIGKTIEAYVDNIVVKSRKA